The window GTTGTCGTAGATCACTTTAAACGCCGGCAGCAGATCCGGATTGCGCTGGTAGGGCTGCGTCCAGTCGCGCTCGAGGCACTCCTGCGGGATCGGCAGGCCGTGGCGCGCCAGGTACAGCAAGTATTCGTCGTACAGGCTCGGCGCTTCGAGGATCGCCTTCAGCGCGGCGTGCTTTTCCGCGTCGTTGCTGAACACCGCCAGCATCGCCGCATTCTTGTTACCGAGCAGAAACTCGATCGACCGGTATTGGTGCGACTGGAAGCCCGATGAGCTGCCCAGCACGTCGCGAAACTCGACGTACTCCGACGGCGTCAGCGTTTCCAGCACCGCCCACTGCTCGAACAGCAGCCGCTGGATCTGTTTGACGCGCGCGAGGATTTTGAAACAGTGGCTGAGTTTGTCCTGCTGCACCAGCCGCAACGCCGCCTGCAGCTCGTGCAGCATCAGCTTCATCCACAGTTCGGAGGTTTGGTGCTGTATCACGAACAGCATTTCGTCATGATGCGGCGGGTTGGAGAGCGGGTGCTGGCAGTCCAGCAGCGAGTCCAGGCACAGGTAGTCGCCATAGCTCATGCGTTTGGAAAAATCGGTGACAATCGCGCTTTCTAAGTCCCGTTTGTTCATCTGTGATCTCCGTTGCGCCCAGCGCCCCATCGGCCTGGAATGTGCCGCAAAGAGAAAACAATAGTACAGAACCCGCCGCCCCGAAGGACGATAAACGAGAGGTGCTTCGCAGATCTCACTCATCTGCGTTAACACATGCCCCCTG of the Serratia marcescens subsp. marcescens ATCC 13880 genome contains:
- the kynA gene encoding tryptophan 2,3-dioxygenase, which produces MNKRDLESAIVTDFSKRMSYGDYLCLDSLLDCQHPLSNPPHHDEMLFVIQHQTSELWMKLMLHELQAALRLVQQDKLSHCFKILARVKQIQRLLFEQWAVLETLTPSEYVEFRDVLGSSSGFQSHQYRSIEFLLGNKNAAMLAVFSNDAEKHAALKAILEAPSLYDEYLLYLARHGLPIPQECLERDWTQPYQRNPDLLPAFKVIYDNPQTYWEAYEMAEKLVDIEESFHLWRFRHMKTVERIIGFKSGTGGSSGVSFLKKALDLTFFPELLDVRTEIGA